Proteins encoded together in one Nostoc sp. PCC 7524 window:
- a CDS encoding sensor histidine kinase — protein sequence MTISLDLPTINVNSLKEAPIHLSSQIQPHGILLVLDEPDLKILQVSNNTWNIFGMNAEDILQKNLDDLLDSFQIERIKTGLLEGNIEFINPTKIWIRKKGDDYIVFDAVFHRNSEGFLILELEPAISQENIPFLSFYHLAKASINELEKTANLRDFCQIIVKEVRKVTGFDRVMLYKFDDDGHGSVVAEEKIDNLESYLGLHYPESDIPKPARKLFISNSIRIIPDAYVQPAQMLPVRNPVSDRPVDLTNSILRSPASCHLEYLHNMGVGASLTISLIKDQKLWGLIACHHQTPKYVSYELRKACEFLGRVIFAEISAREETEDYDYRINLTHIQSLLVEYMSQEDNFIDGLIKHQPNLLDLTSAQGAAICFGDHFTLVGETPKEEDLVFLVQWLKNNVEEEVFYTDSLAQVYPDAETFKNVASGLLAIPISKRNYVLWFRPEVIQTVNWGGDPHKAFEVNQSEGNVRLCPRKSFELWKETVRLTSLPWRYVEIKAALELRKAIVNIVLRQADELAQLAHDLERSNAELKKFAYVASHDLQEPLNQVANYVQLLEMRYEDELDEDAKEFINFAVEGVSLMQTLIDDVLAYSKVDTQAIAFQLTEVEKALERALGNLRQRILETGAIITHDPLPTVLAGSTQLMQLFQNLIANAIKFRSEEPPRIHISAERLEDEWLFSVKDNGIGIDPRFSDRIFVIFQRLHTRDEYQGTGMGLAICKKIIECHRGRIWVESQLGEGATFYFTIPVGGRERELRNGRKTQNHLFGRG from the coding sequence ATGACAATAAGCCTAGATTTACCAACTATTAATGTAAATAGCTTAAAAGAAGCTCCTATTCATCTTTCTAGCCAAATTCAACCTCATGGCATTCTTTTAGTTTTAGACGAGCCTGATTTAAAAATATTACAAGTCAGTAATAATACTTGGAATATTTTTGGCATGAATGCTGAAGACATTTTGCAGAAAAATCTCGATGATTTGCTCGATTCTTTTCAGATTGAGAGAATTAAAACAGGCTTATTAGAAGGGAATATCGAATTTATTAATCCCACAAAAATTTGGATACGCAAGAAGGGTGATGATTACATAGTATTTGATGCGGTATTTCATCGCAACTCAGAAGGGTTTCTGATTTTAGAATTAGAACCAGCCATTTCTCAAGAAAATATTCCCTTTTTGAGTTTTTATCATCTAGCTAAAGCTTCTATTAATGAGCTAGAAAAAACAGCAAATCTCCGAGATTTTTGTCAGATTATTGTCAAAGAAGTCCGAAAGGTAACTGGTTTTGACCGGGTGATGTTATATAAATTTGATGATGATGGACATGGTTCTGTCGTCGCCGAAGAAAAAATAGATAACCTAGAATCATATTTAGGATTGCATTACCCAGAGTCAGATATTCCTAAACCAGCGAGGAAATTATTCATATCTAACTCAATTAGAATTATCCCAGATGCTTATGTGCAGCCTGCACAAATGTTACCTGTGCGAAATCCGGTGAGCGATCGCCCGGTTGATTTAACTAATTCTATCCTCAGAAGTCCGGCATCTTGCCATTTGGAATACTTGCACAATATGGGTGTCGGTGCATCTTTAACTATTTCCTTAATTAAAGACCAAAAACTCTGGGGATTAATTGCTTGTCACCATCAAACACCTAAATATGTGTCCTATGAATTACGCAAAGCCTGCGAATTTTTAGGACGAGTGATATTTGCTGAAATTTCCGCCAGAGAAGAAACAGAAGATTACGACTATCGCATCAATTTGACTCATATTCAATCACTTTTAGTTGAATATATGTCCCAAGAGGACAACTTTATTGATGGTCTAATCAAACATCAGCCCAATCTTTTAGACTTAACCAGCGCCCAAGGGGCAGCCATATGTTTTGGTGATCATTTTACTTTAGTTGGGGAAACTCCCAAAGAAGAAGATTTAGTTTTCTTGGTGCAGTGGCTAAAAAATAATGTTGAGGAAGAAGTGTTTTACACTGATTCTTTAGCACAAGTTTATCCAGATGCAGAAACATTTAAAAACGTTGCTAGTGGATTGTTAGCCATTCCCATTTCTAAACGTAATTATGTTTTGTGGTTTAGACCAGAAGTCATTCAAACCGTGAATTGGGGCGGTGATCCGCACAAAGCTTTTGAAGTCAATCAGTCAGAAGGAAATGTGCGTCTTTGTCCCAGAAAATCCTTTGAACTGTGGAAAGAGACAGTACGCCTGACCTCATTGCCTTGGCGATATGTGGAAATTAAAGCCGCATTAGAATTGAGAAAAGCAATTGTCAATATCGTCCTGCGCCAAGCTGATGAATTGGCTCAATTGGCTCACGATTTAGAACGTTCCAACGCCGAACTGAAAAAGTTTGCTTACGTTGCTTCCCATGATTTGCAAGAACCACTCAATCAAGTAGCGAATTACGTACAGTTGTTGGAAATGCGCTATGAAGATGAACTAGATGAAGATGCTAAAGAATTCATCAACTTTGCCGTTGAGGGTGTGAGCCTGATGCAGACCTTGATTGATGATGTTTTAGCATACTCCAAAGTAGATACCCAAGCGATCGCCTTTCAACTAACCGAAGTTGAGAAAGCTTTAGAACGCGCTCTCGGTAATTTACGGCAACGTATCCTAGAAACAGGCGCGATCATTACCCATGATCCCTTACCAACCGTCTTGGCTGGTAGTACCCAACTCATGCAGCTATTTCAGAACCTGATCGCCAACGCCATCAAGTTCCGTAGCGAAGAACCACCACGCATTCATATCAGTGCCGAAAGGTTAGAAGACGAGTGGTTATTCTCAGTTAAAGATAATGGTATTGGGATTGACCCACGATTTAGCGATCGCATTTTTGTGATTTTCCAACGCCTGCATACACGAGACGAGTATCAGGGTACGGGTATGGGTTTAGCCATCTGTAAGAAAATTATCGAATGTCATCGAGGGAGGATTTGGGTAGAATCACAACTTGGTGAAGGCGCAACCTTCTACTTTACGATTCCAGTCGGAGGGCGAGAGCGTGAGCTTAGAAACGGAAGAAAAACACAAAACCATCTTTTTGGTCGAGGATAA
- a CDS encoding response regulator, with protein MSLETEEKHKTIFLVEDNKADIRLIQEAFKNSLVPHQVVTVRDGMDAMAYLRQEGEYTDAPRPDLILLDLNLPKKDGREVLAEIKADPLLKRIPVVVLTTSRNEDDIFHSYELHVNCYITKSRNLSQLFQIVKGIEEFWLTTVTLPPE; from the coding sequence GTGAGCTTAGAAACGGAAGAAAAACACAAAACCATCTTTTTGGTCGAGGATAACAAAGCCGATATCCGCCTCATCCAAGAAGCTTTTAAAAACAGCTTAGTCCCACACCAAGTAGTGACAGTCAGGGATGGTATGGACGCAATGGCCTATCTCCGCCAAGAAGGCGAATATACCGATGCGCCACGTCCAGACCTCATCCTGCTAGATTTGAACTTACCTAAAAAAGATGGTCGAGAGGTACTAGCAGAAATTAAAGCTGATCCCCTACTCAAACGCATTCCCGTAGTTGTGTTAACCACTTCTAGAAACGAGGATGATATTTTTCACAGCTACGAATTACACGTCAACTGCTACATCACCAAATCCCGTAACCTCAGCCAACTCTTCCAAATCGTCAAAGGAATAGAAGAGTTTTGGCTAACTACTGTGACGTTACCACCGGAGTAG
- a CDS encoding hybrid sensor histidine kinase/response regulator, which translates to MIGNSVKILLIEDNVAEARLLQEYLHQAESKQFSLVHVKRLQEALNELRHTSYDVILLDLTLPDSQGLSSLSLLIEQDPSVPIVVLTNTNDEDLAIEAVRQGAQDYLVKRQVNVQVLVRSLCYAIERKQALETLRTLNQSLETRVEESTAELVKAQEINQFKSEFVSMLSHDIRNPLNTILLAAGLLQNNEDKLSQEKKRSHLQMIRSAIKNMAQLLDEVSLIGRADSGKLQCDLISIDLEAFCRQLVEEAQLSIGEKDLTVVFTSSGKIDEALLDETLLRHILGNLLGNAIKYSLPGGRIQFDLIAQEHGIIFKIQDWGIGISPEDQKQLFQPFHRGENVAGISGTGLGLAIVKKCVDAHGGDIWVNSELGVGTTFTVILPLVT; encoded by the coding sequence ATGATTGGAAACTCAGTCAAAATTTTGTTAATTGAGGACAACGTAGCAGAAGCTAGGTTGTTGCAAGAGTATTTGCACCAAGCTGAGTCCAAACAATTTAGTCTGGTTCATGTGAAGCGATTACAGGAAGCACTCAACGAACTCAGGCATACTAGCTATGATGTGATTTTGTTAGACCTGACGCTACCTGACAGTCAGGGATTATCATCTCTATCTTTATTAATAGAGCAAGACCCTAGTGTACCGATTGTTGTCCTCACAAATACTAACGACGAAGATTTAGCTATTGAAGCAGTGCGCCAAGGAGCGCAAGATTATCTAGTTAAACGGCAGGTAAATGTTCAAGTATTGGTTCGCTCTTTATGTTACGCAATTGAGCGCAAACAAGCTTTAGAAACATTACGTACACTCAATCAATCTCTAGAAACCCGCGTTGAAGAAAGCACGGCTGAATTGGTAAAAGCTCAAGAAATCAACCAGTTTAAATCTGAGTTTGTTTCTATGCTCTCCCATGATATCCGCAATCCCCTAAATACAATACTTTTGGCGGCTGGATTACTCCAAAATAACGAAGATAAATTGAGTCAAGAGAAAAAACGCTCTCATTTACAGATGATTCGTTCTGCAATCAAAAATATGGCACAACTATTAGATGAAGTGTCATTAATAGGTAGAGCTGATTCTGGGAAACTCCAGTGTGACCTCATATCTATAGATTTAGAAGCATTCTGTCGTCAATTAGTAGAAGAAGCCCAATTAAGCATCGGGGAAAAGGATCTGACAGTAGTTTTCACCAGTTCGGGAAAAATCGATGAAGCTTTACTAGATGAAACTCTGCTGCGTCACATTTTGGGAAATTTACTCGGCAACGCCATTAAGTATTCCTTACCGGGTGGTAGAATCCAGTTTGATTTAATTGCTCAAGAACACGGGATAATTTTCAAGATTCAAGATTGGGGAATTGGTATTTCCCCAGAAGATCAGAAGCAACTGTTTCAACCTTTCCATCGTGGCGAAAATGTTGCTGGAATTTCTGGTACTGGTTTGGGTTTAGCAATTGTGAAAAAGTGTGTCGATGCTCACGGGGGGGATATTTGGGTGAATAGTGAGCTAGGGGTGGGTACGACGTTTACTGTCATCTTACCGTTAGTCACTTGA
- a CDS encoding helix-turn-helix domain-containing protein, with protein sequence MQSKVADTHTGKFLTPFQRRLLQKNLQEDLPESYRQRIEIMLLADQGKSQTAICQILGCCPATARHWMHIARTGMAHQWQDCPIGRPKAVNEKYLERLQELISHSPRDYGYSFRRWTANWLQKHLAKELGIEISDRHIKRLLKQMGLSTRQKTDQTQVTAVQNHSNSSILIHDLKSEEIPESNGFISFNLAQLGTESEIHGAKTIRSVDFTRTVAQCFGLFSTTSRISTLLPQV encoded by the coding sequence ATGCAATCGAAAGTTGCAGACACTCACACTGGTAAATTTTTAACGCCCTTTCAACGTAGGCTTCTGCAAAAAAACTTACAAGAAGATTTACCGGAGTCTTATCGCCAGCGTATTGAAATCATGCTGCTAGCAGACCAAGGAAAATCACAAACTGCTATTTGTCAAATCTTGGGCTGTTGTCCAGCGACAGCTAGACATTGGATGCACATAGCCCGGACTGGTATGGCGCATCAATGGCAAGATTGTCCTATAGGTCGTCCTAAAGCAGTTAATGAGAAATATTTAGAGCGTTTGCAAGAATTAATTAGTCATAGTCCCCGTGATTATGGTTATTCTTTTAGGCGTTGGACAGCCAATTGGTTGCAGAAACATTTGGCGAAAGAATTAGGGATTGAAATTAGCGATCGCCATATCAAAAGACTACTCAAACAGATGGGGTTATCCACTCGTCAGAAAACCGATCAAACCCAAGTTACAGCAGTACAAAATCATAGTAATTCCAGCATATTGATTCACGACCTGAAATCCGAAGAAATCCCCGAAAGTAACGGATTTATATCTTTCAATTTAGCCCAATTAGGTACGGAGTCAGAAATTCATGGTGCAAAAACTATCCGATCAGTTGATTTCACTAGAACAGTTGCACAATGTTTTGGGTTATTCTCTACCACCAGCAGAATTTCAACGCTGCTACCCCAAGTTTAA